The genome window GAGGACCGCTTCGTCAAATTTCAACTACAAATAGCACACCGCCGCCACACATCATTTATCCGGATTAGTTGTAAGGAAATTCCCGGCGTATGTGGGTGTTGTCATTAGCCTTTTTGCAAAACAGACAAATAAGAGGTATTTTCGTGACACCAGAGAAATATGGAACGTTTCTTGCGTACATTTACAGGTTAGAACCAATCATACTTTGCACGGAGCGCTGAATGAAGAGAGGCGAAAAATTCATCGTCGGGGTGTCCCCAGAGCTTGATCCCCGGTCGGTGGAAACTGTCATTCACAAGCTGAATGTCCTTCTCAGGGCATCCATGATCTACAGCCTCAAGCTGGAGTTCAACTCAGCCCTGAAGGTTGTCATCGATCTCGCGCGGGAGCTCACATGCTTTAACAAGGCGATCTTTTACCTGTATGACGAGGAAGATAAGTCCTACTACCCGGGGCTCATTGATGGTTTCACCGACGCCCTTCCCCATCAGTTTCGCCGTGGCAATATCTTCGTTGAGTGGACCATAGAGAACAGGCTCCCCATCCGGATCGAAGAGCCAAGTACCCAGGAGATCAGGGAGACCATGGATGCGATCCCCTATCAGTCCATGGTCTCGATCCCGATCCTGGTGGGCAGCGATATCCACGGAGTTCTTCAGCTGTTCAGTACCACCCCGTACAATTTCAAGGATGAGGACGTTCGTTTTCTGTGGATCCTCATCCTCCAGTTGGAAGGGCTGTTCCAGAAGATAGCCAAGCCTGCCTCTCAACATGCTGAAAGCCGCGATCCCTTCACAGGCCTTCCCATGAAAGCTCACCTAGATTCGGAACTGGATCGCGAATTCCTTCGAAGCAGACGCAACACAAGGCCGTTCTGTCTTTTCCTCATTGAGATCGACAATTTCCATAAAATACAGGACCACCTGCAGTCACTCAGGGGCGGGATCCTTCTCCGAGAGATCTCCGAGCAGATCATCCCCATGGTCCGAAAAATAGACACCTTTACCCGGTACTCGGATTCAACCCTGGCGCTGATCCTGCCTGAAACAGATATCCATGACGCCACTCTCCTGGCCAATCGGCTTCGAAGCCGCATCGCTTCAGCTACTTTGACCGCCCTGGGCGCGTTCCCGGACCTTAAGCTTACGGTGAGCGTGGGCGTATCCGGCTTCCCCCAGGCAGTAACTATCAATGATATTGTTGGAGAAGCGCTGGAGAATCTTCAGGCAGCTCAACGTTCGGGGGGAAACCAGGCCATCAGCAGGCATTCAGGGGCCCACGAGGGCAGTGACCGGCCGGTATCTGTTGATCTCCAGGAACTCCTGGACACCGTCGGTACCGTTTTTAACATGGATAATCTCCTGTCCCACCTTGTGGAGTTCTTCTCACGACTCAGCGCCGCCGACCGAGTCTCCATCATGATGACCGATGAAACCGGCGACAAACTGGTATTCAAACATGGTGTAGGGTTCCAGGGGTTCGAGGAGGAGATCCGCAAGACGGTCCTGGAGGTAGAAGACAGCATCTGCGGACAGGCCATGAAAGGGAAACAACCGCTGATGGTGGATAACGTGGATCTCTTCATGCCTGCCCGTGTCCGGCATGGACTGCGTTACAGCTCGCCGGCCTTCCTGTCCATTCCGCTCATCCACGAGGGAGACGCCATCGGGGTTGTCAACTTTTCCAACCGCAAGGATCATGGCAGCTTTACCCAGAAAGACCTCCAGGCCATCCTGCCCCACGTCCAGACCATGGCAAAGCTTCTGGCTGAAGGAAAACGTTTCAGCAGCATCCAGAAGAGCTTCCTCCACGAAACGGCCGACATCCTTCTGGATATCTCAGAGAACAAAAGCCCTTATTTGATAGGCCACAGCGAGCGTGTCTCTGAAAACAGCTACAGGTTGGCCCAACTGCTGAATCTGCCGGAAGCAGAAGCCATGCGCATTGCCAATGCGGGACGGTTCCACGATCTTGGCCGCATCGCCGTCGACGAATCGATCCTCAGCAAGACCGGGCCGCTGGACAACGGTGAAACGAACATCATTCGCCAGCACCCTCTGTGGAGTACCCGTCTTCTGCAAAGCTTCCCTCACCTTGACATTGACCTTCCAGCGGTTCGCACCCACCATGAAAGGGTGGACGGCAAAGGTTATCCGGACGGCCTCATGGGGGAAGAGATCCCCATTGGAGGCCGGATCCTGGCTGTGATAGACGCCTACGACGCCATGACCCACCAGCGCCCATTCCGGCCTGCCATGTCCCGCGAGGAAGCCCTCCAGATCCTGGAGAAGGAGAGCAAGACCCAGTTTGATGGGCGGGTAGTAAAAGTGCTCAGGGAAGCCACCAACAGCAGGCAGAACTGACCTCTAAAACCTTCCCGGATACCATTCCTTGAGGGCCCTCCCGGGAGACTCTTCCTGGCTTTTTTGGGGGGCCACATGCCAGGCGGTTAAGTCTCTTCAAAGTCCATCGCCCGGACTTTTTGAGCAGCCCTGCAGACCATTTTCTCACAAAAATGCCAGAGTGATAGTGTCAAATTGTCGGGATTCCTTGCATTTTTCCAAAACCCTGACATTGACACCTAACTTATTGTTTTATTTCACCTTTTCAAACGATAGACTTCCAAATCTGAAGAAACCGCAAGGTAGCGTCGGATAGTCTTACACTTTTCGATTTCAGCCTTTATTCTTGATCGACCCCTTCACGGAAAAAAATGTCTGGCATCGAAAAAAATCCATCCCTTTCATTAGAGCCTCACCCCCGTAAATGGCAGGATCTTACTGTCATCAGGCCATTTAAACGCACAGCCGGAGCGTATTCCCAACACGAGCCAGCAGTCTATCTCTATAGGCCATGGTGGTAGGTAAAATTCACACTATATATAGGTGAACATTGATAACCCATTGTAAATTAAGGACTTTTAGCAATTTCTCTCCGGTGGGGTGATCGGCGCAGAGCAGATGGAAGTCCCTAAAACCGTAAGTCAGACCATATTTTACCGTGCTCAGGATAATTCTTTTTGAAGTATCTCGGGGACGCTACCCCACCCCTAATTCAGGCTGTTTTCAGATCTGTCCACGTTAATACCCTTTACGGTACCTCGGTGGCATAGTACGTGCAAAACTTCTCATGTCATTAAAGGCTGGAGAAACCAGCTGGGATGATTTAACCAGAAATTACATTGTAAAAATAGCGAAAAGGAAACAGTCATGAAAAAGAAATTTCTTACCGTAACCTCCATTATCAGCGCCATGGTGTTTCTGATGGCGCCAATGGCCGGAGCTGTCCCACAACTGCAGCTTGACATCGAAGGAGGAGTCTATGACTTCACCCTGGAATCTACCGTTACCAGTTCCAGCGCCTTCACGCTGTACGCCATCCTGACACCGGGGAATGAGGCAACCCTGTACGATCCCGATGGCGAACTGGTCACCTACCGCCTGTCCATTTCCGTGTTTGAAGACCCGGGAATGGCGGGAGCGGATCTTGGCGCCTTTGACATTACTGATGTCCCTGCGGGAGTGACTGACAACGTCGACGTCACCGGGGATATGACCTACGGCACCCCTCCGATCATTGGCATTGACTCCGGCGGGCTTCCCGGGCATGGAGTATACCCAACTTACTTTATCGAATTCGATTTCACTTTCGATCCGTCCCTGACCACCAGCACTTACAACGCCGCCAATGATCCAGATGATCCTACTGACGATTACGACATCTATCTGCCAGGCGGCATCGCCGGCGGCGGACTGGTGCCTGGCGGTGACGGCGCGTACTACTATTCCTTCTATTTGGAGAACACCGATCTGGCAGGTGCATTCCAGATTCACGCTGACCTGTACCTGCCCGATTACGCGGATGGAGGGATCATCACCAAGGCACCCTTCTCCCACGATGCAGAAAGGGTACCCGAGCCAGGCACCCTCGTTCTTCTCGGGATCGGAATGTTGGGAGTTGCCGCTTTCCGCAGAAAATTAAGTTAAGCGGTTAACAAAATATTATAATTAAAACAGGGCCTTTAAGGCCCTGTTTTTTATTGTCATCGCGCTTGTCCACTATAGCTTTAGCGAAGGTGGAAACCGTCACCCGTGTAACTTGTCCGCCGTAGTCTTATGCGAAGGTGGAAGCGATCCCATGCTTTGTCATTCCGGGCGCAGACCCGGAATCCAGCCGGGATTGCCGCGCCCACTGAAAAGACACAGGGCTCGCAATGACTACGCTTAAGTCATCGCGAACCCTAAAACAGTTCCCTTCTTTATTCTTCCTCTTTTTATCGAGGGGGACTTCGGAATAGATAGGATAGGATTTCACCCTCCCCTTATTCCCCTCCCCTCAAGGGAGGGGAATATTGCGGAAGCGGGTTCCTGATAGGAGGATTGAGGTGGGGGTGTTTGGAATTCACCCGTGTGACTTGTCCGCCGTAGCCTTGTGCGAAGGTGGAAGCGATCCCATTTAGTCGGGATTGCCGCGTCGTCCAGGATCACGCCAACGGCGTAACTCGACACTCCTCGCAATGACAGGCGTATAGTCATGGTAATATTGTTTACTCAACCTTATCCAAAGGCTATTCTCTTTTCACCATGCCTATCCTCCCCCGAAACCTTCTTCTCCTCCTTATCATCAGCATGATCCTGGGCATGCTGTTCATCGGCCTGTACCCTTTCAACTATTTCCCCAAGAATCGGGTTTCCATGAAGGAAAACGGACTTCATTTCTTCGGGCGAGGAGTCGCTTCCAGCACAGAGGTTGACGGCTGGCCTTTGGAAAGCCCCATCACCCTGGAACTCGGGCTCGAACCGGCAAGAACATACAAACGCGATATCCCTCACATCCTCTCCTTTTGCGACGACACAGGCCGCGAGGTTCTGTATCTGGGCCAGTGGAAAAACTTCCTCATCGTTCGGATCATGGAGGACAGCCGCTGGATCCAAAAAATCAAGAGAGAGATCGGTGCCCGGGATGCACTCAATCCGGGGAATCCGGCTCTTATCACCCTCGTGTTTAATAACGGTAGCACCACCATATACGTGAACGGTCGATCGGTCACTGTATCCAGCGGGCTGGACCTTACCGAGGCAGCGTCCAGCCGTCCCATCAGGTCTATTGTTCTTGGCAACTCCTCAATAGGAGACAGCCATTGGCAAGGTAAGGTAGTGAGCTTTTCAGCGTTCCAAACGGCCCTGAGTCCTGATGCTGTTTTGAACCGTTACGAACAGAGGGACTCCAAACAAACCTCCGATAACGGCAAAAAGTTCATTAAGTATGAGATGGAGGATACTGAAAGCAAAATTATCCGGAATAAAGCCGGAAATGGTTGGGATCTCCTCACCCCCGAAATTCTGACTCCCCTGAGAAAAGAGTTCCTGTCCATGCCCTCTGAGGAGTTTCTTCAGAAAGTGGGCTTTTACCAGGACGCCTTTATCAATGTGGCTGGCTTTATCCCTTTGGGGCTGGTTCTGGCTATTTTTTTTGCGGGAGATCCTCCTAAAAAAAATGTCTGGAAAGACCTGTTTCTTCCTGTTCTTTTCGGAGGGCTGCTCAGCCTGTTTATTGAAACCAACCAGGTTTTCCTGGTCAGCCGAAGTTCGTCCATTACCGATCTGGTGCTGAACATTCTGGGGTCTGGGATAGGGGTGGGGGTATATTTCAGATTAATTTCAAATTTCAAAAGCGAACCAGGAGTCGAAACCTAAGGGGACGTAGGGACACAGCGTGTTTTTGTTTGTCATCGCGCTTGTCCACCATAGCTTTAGCGAAGGTGGAAACCGTCACCCGTGTGACCTGTCGCGGCGAAGTTATGCCGCAGGTATAACGAAGACGGAAGCGATCCTGATGGCTGGGATTGCCGCGCCCACCGAAAGACACAGGGCTCGCAATGACAACAACGCCTTGCCTGCCACGTCTAGCTGAAAGCGAAGACGGGTCACTGCGAACCATCCCTATGTGAAGCAGTCTCATTAGTCGGGATTGCCGCGTTGCCTTTCGACCCGGAAGCCACAAAAAAAAGGAGCTGAACATTTAGTCCAGCTCCTTGAAAGGTAATCATGTACAAATGGTTTAACGTTAGCTGCTCAAGCCTCATCCTTATTGATACACAGTTTCTTCAAAAGATCGTACAGCGCCGGCCTGCTGACATCGAGATCCCGGGCCACCTGGGACAGGTTGCCACCTCGTCTATTCATGGTTTCAAGGATGAGTTCCCGTTCCACGCTCTCCCGCGTTTCCTTTAAGGTTCTGCCTGTCTTTTTTTGCTTTTCTACGCTACCCAGTTCAAGATCACCGGGCTGAACCTTTAAACTTTCCGCCATGATCACGGCTCTTTTGACCCGGTTTTCCATCTCACGGATATTGCCGGGCCAGGAGTAAGATTCCATAGCTCGGACAGCGGAGGTTGAAAATGCCAGTTTCTTTTTCCCTGGTGCCGCAGCCAGGTAGTTTCTCAGAAACGCGTTGGCGAGCAGCAGAATATCCCCCACTCTTTCCCTCAACGGGGGTATCGTAATGGTGACGACGCTCAGTCGATAATAAAGATCTTCCCTGAAGCTCTCCTCACGCAGAGACTGCTGCAGGTCTCTGTTGGTGGCCGCGACCACACGGGTGTCCACGTGGATGGACTGACGGCCCCCCACCCGTTCGATGTTCTGATCCTGGAGGAAACGCAGCAGTTTAACCTGAAGGGCCAGGGGGAGTTCACCTATCTCATCCAGAAAGAGGGTTCCGCCTCTCGCCATTTCGATGCGGCCCACCCTTTGCACATGAGCCCCCGTAAAAGACCCCTTCTCGTGACCGAACAGTTCACTCTCCAGCAGGTTCTCAGGTATGGCACCGCAGTTGATGGGAACAAAAGGCCCTTCCCTTCTCAAGCTGAGCCCGTGAATGGCCCGGGCCGCCAACTCCTTGCCGGTGCCGCTCTCACCCACCACCAGAACAGGGACCTCCGTCGTGGCCACCTTCCTGATCTTGTCGTACACCTCGCCCATCTGGGGGCTGTCCCCCAGCATGCCCTCGAACCCTTCCACACTCACTTTACGCCGCAGCTCCCAATACTCTTTTTCCAGCCTTGCTACCTTAAAGGCCCGTTTGAGGATGATTCGCAAATCCTCCAGGTGAACGGGTTTGGAGATAAAATCGTAGGCTCCGTGACCGATGGCCTCCAGGGCATGTTTTTTTTCATCACGCCCGGTGATGATAATGACCTTCACTGCAGGGTCTGACTCAAGCACATGTTCCAGGATGGTGAAGCCTTCCTGAACCCCCTCCTCGTCGGGTGGAAGCCCAAGGTCCAGGGTCAAAACAAGGGGCTGTGCTAACTGGAAAGCACCGAGAGCCTGGTCACGGTCCCCGGCTTCGTAGACCTCATATTCATCACCAAGACCCCACTTCATCTGTTTTCTCAGATCCTCATCATCATCGATGATGAGCAGACTGTTTTTATCTGTCATGGGACTTTTCTCCATGGCATAGGTTCACAGTTTTTCCTGTTTTTTGGCAGTGAGGATTCACCCTTTAACCTCCACCAGCCTCATCAGTCACTGGAAGAAACACCTTAAAGGTGGATCCTTTTCCTGGCCGGCTGCTCACCGAAATACGACCTCCGTGAGCCTCTACAATAATACGGCACTGATAAAGCCCTATACCAAGCCCGCTCCCCTTGGTGGTCTTGAACGGGCGGAAAAGTGAATGGGCAATGAACTGATCATCCATACCCGACCCATCATCGGTTGCTTCAATGATGGCCCAACCGTTCTCCTCGAAGGTCTTCACGCAAACCGTTCCCACCCCACTGATCGATTCTACCGCATTGAGTACAAGGTTGGTCACCACTTTAGAGATCTGATCTCCATCGAAAGAGGCAAGGGAACAGTCTCCGTACTCTTCCATGATGCTGATACCGGGGGGGAAGTCGAACTCGGAGACGCTTCTCTGAACGACCTTCGTGAGGTCTCCGGTTTCAGAACTTACCTCGGGTTCCTCCC of bacterium contains these proteins:
- a CDS encoding choice-of-anchor N protein, with translation MKKKFLTVTSIISAMVFLMAPMAGAVPQLQLDIEGGVYDFTLESTVTSSSAFTLYAILTPGNEATLYDPDGELVTYRLSISVFEDPGMAGADLGAFDITDVPAGVTDNVDVTGDMTYGTPPIIGIDSGGLPGHGVYPTYFIEFDFTFDPSLTTSTYNAANDPDDPTDDYDIYLPGGIAGGGLVPGGDGAYYYSFYLENTDLAGAFQIHADLYLPDYADGGIITKAPFSHDAERVPEPGTLVLLGIGMLGVAAFRRKLS
- a CDS encoding diguanylate cyclase; translated protein: MKRGEKFIVGVSPELDPRSVETVIHKLNVLLRASMIYSLKLEFNSALKVVIDLARELTCFNKAIFYLYDEEDKSYYPGLIDGFTDALPHQFRRGNIFVEWTIENRLPIRIEEPSTQEIRETMDAIPYQSMVSIPILVGSDIHGVLQLFSTTPYNFKDEDVRFLWILILQLEGLFQKIAKPASQHAESRDPFTGLPMKAHLDSELDREFLRSRRNTRPFCLFLIEIDNFHKIQDHLQSLRGGILLREISEQIIPMVRKIDTFTRYSDSTLALILPETDIHDATLLANRLRSRIASATLTALGAFPDLKLTVSVGVSGFPQAVTINDIVGEALENLQAAQRSGGNQAISRHSGAHEGSDRPVSVDLQELLDTVGTVFNMDNLLSHLVEFFSRLSAADRVSIMMTDETGDKLVFKHGVGFQGFEEEIRKTVLEVEDSICGQAMKGKQPLMVDNVDLFMPARVRHGLRYSSPAFLSIPLIHEGDAIGVVNFSNRKDHGSFTQKDLQAILPHVQTMAKLLAEGKRFSSIQKSFLHETADILLDISENKSPYLIGHSERVSENSYRLAQLLNLPEAEAMRIANAGRFHDLGRIAVDESILSKTGPLDNGETNIIRQHPLWSTRLLQSFPHLDIDLPAVRTHHERVDGKGYPDGLMGEEIPIGGRILAVIDAYDAMTHQRPFRPAMSREEALQILEKESKTQFDGRVVKVLREATNSRQN
- the prsR gene encoding PEP-CTERM-box response regulator transcription factor, yielding MTDKNSLLIIDDDEDLRKQMKWGLGDEYEVYEAGDRDQALGAFQLAQPLVLTLDLGLPPDEEGVQEGFTILEHVLESDPAVKVIIITGRDEKKHALEAIGHGAYDFISKPVHLEDLRIILKRAFKVARLEKEYWELRRKVSVEGFEGMLGDSPQMGEVYDKIRKVATTEVPVLVVGESGTGKELAARAIHGLSLRREGPFVPINCGAIPENLLESELFGHEKGSFTGAHVQRVGRIEMARGGTLFLDEIGELPLALQVKLLRFLQDQNIERVGGRQSIHVDTRVVAATNRDLQQSLREESFREDLYYRLSVVTITIPPLRERVGDILLLANAFLRNYLAAAPGKKKLAFSTSAVRAMESYSWPGNIREMENRVKRAVIMAESLKVQPGDLELGSVEKQKKTGRTLKETRESVERELILETMNRRGGNLSQVARDLDVSRPALYDLLKKLCINKDEA
- a CDS encoding VanZ family protein; this translates as MPILPRNLLLLLIISMILGMLFIGLYPFNYFPKNRVSMKENGLHFFGRGVASSTEVDGWPLESPITLELGLEPARTYKRDIPHILSFCDDTGREVLYLGQWKNFLIVRIMEDSRWIQKIKREIGARDALNPGNPALITLVFNNGSTTIYVNGRSVTVSSGLDLTEAASSRPIRSIVLGNSSIGDSHWQGKVVSFSAFQTALSPDAVLNRYEQRDSKQTSDNGKKFIKYEMEDTESKIIRNKAGNGWDLLTPEILTPLRKEFLSMPSEEFLQKVGFYQDAFINVAGFIPLGLVLAIFFAGDPPKKNVWKDLFLPVLFGGLLSLFIETNQVFLVSRSSSITDLVLNILGSGIGVGVYFRLISNFKSEPGVET